GAAGGAGATGCGGGAAGGGTTGCGGCGTGAACACGGGATGGGCGCCTTCGCGCTGCTTTCGCTGCCCGCCATCGAGGAAGGGCTGAAACACGGCCACGTGGTGATCGACGGGCTGTATTCGTGGTCGGAACACAAGATCCTGAAGGAAACCTTCGGCGACCGCATCCACGTGGTGGCCGTGGTCTCATCGCCGAAGACCCGCTACCGCAGGCTGGAGCACCGGACCCACGACGCGCTGACGGATCCCCAGTTCCGGATGCGTCCCCTCACGGCGGACGAGGCGCGAAAGCGGGACCACGCGGAGATAGAGAACATCGAAAAGGGCGGCCCCATCGCCATGGC
This is a stretch of genomic DNA from Gemmatimonadota bacterium. It encodes these proteins:
- a CDS encoding AAA family ATPase, with product MHLIVAIVGMTGSGKSTAAECLVDRGWRHIRFGQVTIDRLRAEGRDVNPENEKEMREGLRREHGMGAFALLSLPAIEEGLKHGHVVIDGLYSWSEHKILKETFGDRIHVVAVVSSPKTRYRRLEHRTHDALTDPQFRMRPLTADEARKRDHAEIENIEKGGPIAMADFTIVNESAPEDLVDAVLAYVDRVTST